Genomic segment of Sebastes umbrosus isolate fSebUmb1 chromosome 22, fSebUmb1.pri, whole genome shotgun sequence:
CGccgcttttcgcgtgtcatttgcacgccacgcaaacgtctgCAGTTAAGTTAAGGCAAGACAAATATTTAGTTAAgataagggaaaacgtcatggctgggcttaaaataagtacgtaaactaaataaaacgtACGGAAAAAACATAATGGTactgtccacaggggcgtttttttatcGCCTCGCTTCTCAGCGTTGGACACTTGATGAgctgccactagacacctgattggacgaactcttcccctcgtgggctgctgctcccagctttgaaaccggaaccaacatggcggctcattTGGAACGTTCTTCTCTTATAGaatagttcaccaaaatgtgtttctgaaaacattttatgtagaAATAGAAAtccagttgatgaatctgtctttattttagatctaGATTTTAGAAATATAACTAATTTTCGTGacaagaaagtttccaaacgagctgccatgttggttccggttgcAACCACATGGCcacgaacagcggtctgctGGTTGAAATTCTATGTCTTTAACTcggagcgtagcatattcacgtagatgcgtttacattgcagtcagtacccTATAAACTACATGGCGTATAAATGGCACGCCGaaagcaacaaaggcgttgttattgcTCGCTAAATGACGAATGGTACGTGTCTACAGGGGCGTTTTTAATGGCGAGGGATTGCCGAGGCTGTGGACACGAACCATGAAACTGGAAACAGATCTGGTCTCAACAGGTCTAAAACGGATGGCTTCAAACTGGTTTAAATGGGTCTGAAACGTGTCTGTGACCATTAAAAAGAAGGAATCCAACAAGCGTCCTGTTGACGTTTGCTGTTAAACTCAGATCAGGTGATTCTTAATGATGTCATGATGCCGTTAGAAACCCCTTatctacctctctctctgtttgtttgtgtatagATCAGGAGGCTCGTATGACCATGGGCAGCATGATGAGTGTACCGGTGGGGAACAGCGACAGTAACACCAGCTGTGTGACGGCTCTCAGCTGCTATACGGGACAACCAGGGACCCGGAAAACACCCTTCACCTGCACCGGGATATAGTACGCCCACCTGTCTGACAGCAGTAGTAGTTAGGAGTTACAACCAGGGCTAGGTTTGATATGGGGCGACCTCTGGCTCACCCGGTAGAGCGTGCGTCCCATAGAGGCCGATCCGAGGAGATAGATGATATCGGCATATCTAGATGCTCCaataaaacccccaaaaaaactCTTTCTTTCGATACTATTGCAGATACAACGCCTTATTTGACTGAAACAGTACTTTTCAAACAAAAGAAACCAAAGATGTCAAATGTAAAATGGAGTTTAAAGAGTAATCCAAAACCCAGCCCCAACTTAGGACCCAATGTCGGGGTGCATGATAAGCATGATGCCTCGTTGGGGACATTTCTATTAATtcccttaaaaaaaactgtaatatacagtcacactaaagtTACGATGAAAAACTGACTAGTGTCAAGCTGCTGTGGttgtgattagggctgtcaatccattaaaatagttaatattgattaattgcaaattaatcagaggttcaagggacccctttgaaaatggcgatgacagtttttcctcgccaaaattgggCGTCCTCACATTAACATAGGGATATGTCATCAGCATATTGGTGAATCAGAGCTATAAATAGACACACGGATACAGTATGAAGTACACATACTGCCAGTATAtatagctagtatgacatggttggtaccgatggattcatcaggttgtctagtttcatatgatacgaTATCCagtattcactctagctttaaaactgagtctgttaccacctaaaaatcacaagttgtgttaatgcgttaaagaaattgttggcgttaaaacaaatttgcattattatcacgttacctttgacagccctatgttATAGAActtataaaataacaattacTGTAGTATGGTAGATTACAGTATGTTGAATTCAAGTCAAGTCACTTTGGTCAAGTTGACCAAAATACTTCAACGAAAGATAAAACAACTGCTGTACAacaagtacttgtacttttacagAGATATAAAGTTGTGTATCATCTACGTAACACTTTAACTAGTAACTAGTCTCtactctagtttcatatgataccagtatcttcactctagctttaaaactgagccgctacaacctgaaaatgacAAGTTTCTTTAATACGTTAAAGACATTACTggcgttaaaacacatttgcatgtAGCTTTGACGGATCTAAAACGTACGCTTTTTCGCCGCGCAGTATTCAAGTGCGACGAAGAACACAGTCGGTGGGTAGTGGCCTTTTATCTCCTCTTACTGGCCCGCCGAGCGCTGTTGTCGTGTAGACGGAGATATATTTTGTGAACcagaattttgttttttaggggaaaaatattgattttcaaAAATATCCGCATACATGTAAACTCCAGGAAGCCTCGGATTATTCTTAGatctacagacacacacaaagttcTCCCGTGATGAAGATTAAATCTGATTTCCTTGTCCAGTGACGGCAGGACGGTGGCCATCAAGAGGATCCAAACAAAGACCTTCTCTCTGTCCAAAACcgtcagacaggaagtcaaacAAGTCAGGTAACAACCACTCATCGTCCTCATCGTATACGACCCTCGTATCTCCATCATGGTattctgactctctctctcttcctccagaGAGCTCGACCACCCCAACCTCTGTAAGTTTATCGGCGGGTGTGTTGAGGCGCCTAACGTTGCCATAGTGACGGAGTACTGCCCAAAAGGAAGCCTTAACGACGTTCTTCTTAACGAGGAGGTCCCTCTTAACTGGGGCTTCAGGTAGACACGCTAAgcatattaaaatgtgttttagctGTCACTGTGTGGGACTAATAATTAAAGAAACAGGTTTCATggataagaaaaataaataatccccGGTTTTATCCATTCCAGGTTCTCGTTCGCTACGGACATCGCCAGAGGGATATCGTACCTCCACCAACACCGGATCTGTCACGGCCGACTCAAGTCTCTGAACTGTGTCTTAGACGACCGCTGGGTCTGCAAAATAACAGGTGATGGCGATCTGTGCTGTACTTTAATACAACACATTCATATACAACCCCTCTAGCGTTACtgttggacggaccggggacggcgtgtcaatacaCGCTCGTTACACGCATAGTGTCctatcaaaataaacttctgtgttcacaagAAGTTTAGGTCACtaagttagggttaggaaacggtcgtggttgacgttaactgaCGTGATTCACGGGACAAATAAGtgaacgttacttttagtttcacacgggacacggacaGTGGATTACGAAGCCGGGgcaggggggtaatattcaaagaaaaaactctgaatttctgaatttaaagtaaataaattcaCAAGAAAAACACTCAGACATTCTCTTAGATTGAAGTGGTACATTTACAGGGAAAAAGGAACCACATGGCTTCACTTTGCAGGgatggatcaacctcatcacaccacagcCGCCGGCGTTAATATGCATAATACACGGCAAGCGACGGCGTGAGTGGACGGTGATGAACTgacctaaaataaaataatctcatCATTTAGTATTTAATAAAACAAGCACTGGATTGGACGCCACTATTAGGGAACATATTGTTTTCAGAGAATACAGAACGATGCTAATATTAGCTTATTAGTAGATTTACAGCATCTGATTTCCCGGACACTGATTGGACGCCGTTATTGTCTGGTTTTGATTGACACGTGGTCTGTCCTGTCAGATTACGGGCTGAGGTTGTATCGCCGGGACGACGGCGCCGAGCCTCTTTCCACCTATCAGCAGAGACTCTTGGAGGTGTACATGCCGCCGGAGTTTCATAACTCCAACATGGAGCCGACGCTGGCCGGAGACGTGTTCAGGTACACATGAACTGGTTTCTGTCACGTAGGGGGGCCGGACCTTAACCAGAACCAAGGCATGCTGAAGGgttgtgtgtttatattaaggctgtcaaagttaacgccataatcaCACGTTAGCCTAAATTAaatacacatttcacctttaacctCTCCATGTTTTCACAGTTATTCCATCATCCTGCTGGAGATTGCCACTCGCAGTGACCCCGTCCCAGTAAGTGTCCCAGTCTGACTGGTTGATGTCAGGTCAGCGGTTAAATGAAGGATAAATCAATAATAACTAAATGAATACGTTGCAGGCGGAGGAGTCCAGCCTGGAGAGCGCCTGGTGTCCTCCTCTACCGGAGCTGATCTCCAGTAAAGCCGACAGCACCTGCCCCTGTCCTGCCGACTACGTAGAGGTACTCCATTGGGATTAGAACTAGActgaagataccggtatcatcTGATGAATAGTTCACACTGAACTGTCTGAACCTTTTCTGCCGTCCTTTTTGTCCCCTGCGTGTTTCCGTAGCTGATCCGGCGATGTCGCTCTCACAACCCCGTCCACCGACCCACCTTCGAACAAATCAGGAAGTTTGTTAACCGGATCAACCCGATCAAAGTCAGCCCCGTGGACATGATGATGAACCTGGTAACAGAGACACCACATTACTCACAGTAGCACAACCTGCAGCGTCAACATCTGGTTTAGATTTCTGTTGATCCTGATGAAGCTGTTTGTTCCAGATGGAGAAGTACAGTAAACATCTGGAGGTGTTGGTGGCTGAGAGGACTCAGGATCTGATGCACGAGAAGCAGAGGACCGACCGGCTGCTTTACAGTACGACACACactgtttagcctccagctaatgttagcccactgctagcatTAGCCTCCAgcctttcctttgtttagcctccagctaacaccgtgatgTCATCATTATGCAGATGATGTAGTTCTCTACAGAGCAGTAGTCAGAGTCttcctgtgtttgtgctgcaggtATGCTTCCTAGACAGGTAGCTGATGACCTGCGGCAGGGCAAACCGATGCAGGCTCAGAGCTACGTCAGCGCCACCATCTTCTTCAGGTACggcagacaggaagtgactcCCGTTATCAGACTGTGTGTTAAAGTGTGGAgtctaaagtgtgtgtgtgtgtgtgtgtgtgtgtgtgtgtgtgtgtgtgtgtgcagtgacaTCGTGGGCTTCACTCAGctgtccagcagcagcactcCTTACCAGGTCGTGGACTTCCTCAACAAGCTCTATACGACGTTCGACGACATCATCGACAACTACGACGTCTACAAGGTGGAGACCATCGGAGACGCCTGTgagtgaaacaaacacacacacacacatcaaaccgCCGCCTCCTGAACCGGCATCGTAACCTTGATTCACCGCTGTGTGTGGTCGTGTAGACATGGTGGTGTCCGGCGTCCCCATTGAGAACGGGATCCTCCACGCCGCCGAGATCGCCAGCATGGCTCTGGACCTGGTGGGCGTCTGTCGCACCTTCAGGATCCCCCACAAGCCCGGCACGCAGCTGCAGATCCGAGCCGGGATACACTCcggtaccacacacacacacacgggttcTCAACGGTAGCCGCCGTTATCAgccgtgatgatgatgatgatgtgatgtctCTGTAGGTCCGGTGGTGGCGGGCGTCGTGGGGACCAAGATGCCTCGGTACTGTCTGTTTGGAGACACGGTGAACACGGCGTCCAGGATGGAGTCCACCAGCCTCGGTAAACCTCCACCACCCACACCGCTCGGGTTCATACTCAACTGTACTTGTACCACAGTATCTCTACTCTGTAAAACCACAGGTActctgtggtattagtactctgtggtattagtacttctgCTTGTGTTCTCAGCCCTGAAGATCCAGTGCAGCTCTAGTACGTTCTACCTGCTGGAGGAGATCGGAGGCTACCTGCTGGAGTGCAGAGGAACGCTGCAGGTCAAGGTGAGCTGCAGGGAGCAGTGGGAGGACTGGGAgcactgggaggactgggaggactgggaacactgggaggactgggagtactgggaggactgggaacactgggaggactgggagtACTGGGAccactgggaggactgggaggactgggaacactgggaagactgggaggactgggaggactgggagcactgggaggactgggaggactgggaacactgggaggactgggagtACTGGGAGGACTGGGATCACTGGGAgcactgggaggactgggagctGCCCAGTAACAGTGTGATCGTGTCTCTAACAGGGGAAGGGAGACATGGTGACTTACTGGTTGGAGGGGAAGAAGACGTCTCTGGTCTCCAAGGACGACAGGACCACCAGACCCGTCACCACGGAGACGGAGGCGGAGGCGGAGGCGGAGGCAGGCGCGGAGCTGTACTCGTCCATACCGGGGTTCCTGGGCGACGACGACCTCCTGGACCCGGCCTGACCCGTTGGTGTTCCTGAAGTATAATATCcacatactttactttacttgagttttttcATTTATGCTGCTTtctcctaataataataatattgtatttttaccaCATTAATCTGACGTTTGactttgaaaacacatcaaccgtttataaaatataagttatataatatatgtttcAGTTGAGTTCTTGTGTATGTTCAGTCTTTAATGTTCACGTTGTTGTCGGAGATGTagaatatatatgttatatatttatatatatagaaatattcaCGCCTGCTTTTAATgctaattaatttgtgttttctaaaattactttttttcataattccAGTGAAGCAAACTGTTTTTATTCCTTCTCTTTagtttctgaaacatttttaaacaattgatttacattaaataaatatatatattctcacTGCaacaacagatttattaataaaaaataatatttatataatatatcaagTGATTATCAGTTCAGTAGTTCcctgattgattattgattattgatatgtgtgtatctgtgtgttattAACGGGTTTATTGATCCACTGTTGgaggaaaatgtgtttaaatgttgaattttcaccagaaaacattaaaagagAAAATCAGGACGGTGTCGGATATTCTGTCTTTACATTCATCTGgattataacaacaacaacataatataatatcatatcatatcatatcatatcatatcatatcatatcatataacataatacaatacactataatatgatataatatattataataatat
This window contains:
- the LOC119481743 gene encoding atrial natriuretic peptide receptor 1-like isoform X2 — its product is MCVSCVGPACCWHDLDNSEYDCWPLDEPNEYNMIKCGGLEMAWVVRPPETVKSGEAFYVTYSVTAGDSFYQWAVENHIFTNSSILNAEAARRFCEHLDCPANWKDADGENCCIHHANIHSCPLGHMTESICGPWIPDDGKIFTHTLSTAGKMTQTNWTAKVVLMHSGLTSLIAHIRVGLMQVALEAKSTVQPAVVCGDGVCEEAELCSTCSADCGECPMTPTTKLAIGLPLSLLCLCFCLTAVWLRYQKQKLLWDESWIIDFTKIKQDQEARMTMGSMMSVPVGNSDSNTSCVTALSCYTGQPGTRKTPFTCTGIYDGRTVAIKRIQTKTFSLSKTVRQEVKQVRELDHPNLCKFIGGCVEAPNVAIVTEYCPKGSLNDVLLNEEVPLNWGFRFSFATDIARGISYLHQHRICHGRLKSLNCVLDDRWVCKITDYGLRLYRRDDGAEPLSTYQQRLLEVYMPPEFHNSNMEPTLAGDVFSYSIILLEIATRSDPVPAEESSLESAWCPPLPELISSKADSTCPCPADYVELIRRCRSHNPVHRPTFEQIRKFVNRINPIKVSPVDMMMNLMEKYSKHLEVLVAERTQDLMHEKQRTDRLLYSMLPRQVADDLRQGKPMQAQSYVSATIFFSDIVGFTQLSSSSTPYQVVDFLNKLYTTFDDIIDNYDVYKVETIGDAYMVVSGVPIENGILHAAEIASMALDLVGVCRTFRIPHKPGTQLQIRAGIHSGPVVAGVVGTKMPRYCLFGDTVNTASRMESTSLALKIQCSSSTFYLLEEIGGYLLECRGTLQVKGKGDMVTYWLEGKKTSLVSKDDRTTRPVTTETEAEAEAEAGAELYSSIPGFLGDDDLLDPA
- the LOC119481743 gene encoding atrial natriuretic peptide receptor 1-like isoform X1 yields the protein MTVLLNRCAVAVFHHQRSVNVSPGSLSLSLSSLSFLSLPPLFFLSLPPLLPLLLYSSVWTPPLRGYTCPPVCLSNLSVCLSVCLSLCLSVFLSFSSNMKKRQSFWFLLWMCVSCVGPACCWHDLDNSEYDCWPLDEPNEYNMIKCGGLEMAWVVRPPETVKSGEAFYVTYSVTAGDSFYQWAVENHIFTNSSILNAEAARRFCEHLDCPANWKDADGENCCIHHANIHSCPLGHMTESICGPWIPDDGKIFTHTLSTAGKMTQTNWTAKVVLMHSGLTSLIAHIRVGLMQVALEAKSTVQPAVVCGDGVCEEAELCSTCSADCGECPMTPTTKLAIGLPLSLLCLCFCLTAVWLRYQKQKLLWDESWIIDFTKIKQDQEARMTMGSMMSVPVGNSDSNTSCVTALSCYTGQPGTRKTPFTCTGIYDGRTVAIKRIQTKTFSLSKTVRQEVKQVRELDHPNLCKFIGGCVEAPNVAIVTEYCPKGSLNDVLLNEEVPLNWGFRFSFATDIARGISYLHQHRICHGRLKSLNCVLDDRWVCKITDYGLRLYRRDDGAEPLSTYQQRLLEVYMPPEFHNSNMEPTLAGDVFSYSIILLEIATRSDPVPAEESSLESAWCPPLPELISSKADSTCPCPADYVELIRRCRSHNPVHRPTFEQIRKFVNRINPIKVSPVDMMMNLMEKYSKHLEVLVAERTQDLMHEKQRTDRLLYSMLPRQVADDLRQGKPMQAQSYVSATIFFSDIVGFTQLSSSSTPYQVVDFLNKLYTTFDDIIDNYDVYKVETIGDAYMVVSGVPIENGILHAAEIASMALDLVGVCRTFRIPHKPGTQLQIRAGIHSGPVVAGVVGTKMPRYCLFGDTVNTASRMESTSLALKIQCSSSTFYLLEEIGGYLLECRGTLQVKGKGDMVTYWLEGKKTSLVSKDDRTTRPVTTETEAEAEAEAGAELYSSIPGFLGDDDLLDPA